One stretch of Macrobrachium nipponense isolate FS-2020 chromosome 16, ASM1510439v2, whole genome shotgun sequence DNA includes these proteins:
- the LOC135195341 gene encoding uncharacterized protein LOC135195341 codes for MDNDNKQQKDTSNMHCWRCHKKGHPIKVCPKLMDYETPASEKNGKKSDGGDCEFDQGVVVCDNGRLRIAGTGDIKLSSNNSIDKMPDVLYVPGLSTTLLSVNLFTDRGINILFTSKDYEFVDADDCVVNGSVLGTGSRENGLYLLDGKPDTKSVFVSNVQDYDLWHQRIGHVGQQKLKFWFSHQMMDHFLRVLVCEQNCSKYTQEQNGVAERQNRSTFEAARSMMFNAQCSKKLWAEAVNTAVYVHNKVPQTGANNCIPKERFIGLPVKYSNLRVFGCDAYVHVLKKVRGDKLDARSKSLVFVGKDRGRKGYCLFNLEHSVKFDEGKFTACSEGVTDVSDVVYYIVADLVEGNAIEEIPVDKEGEFRDDEYDDFVGENVRELGKLMKMCKIGGTH; via the exons ATGGATAACGATAACAAGCAGCAGAAGGATACATCTAATATGCATTGTTGGCGCTGCCACAAAAAGGGGCATCCCATCAAGGTGTGTCCTAAGCTGATGGACTATGAGACGCCTGCTAGTGAGAAGAATGGGAAGAAAAGTGATGGTGGTG ACTGTGAATTTGATCAGGGTGTTGTTGTTTGTGATAATGGAAGATTAAGAATTGCTGGCACAGGTGACATAAAGTTGTCATCAAATAATTCAATTGATAAAATGCCAGATGTTCTTTATGTTCCTGGTTTGAGCACTACACTGTTGTCCGTGAATCTATTTACTGATCGTGGTATTAATATCCTGTTTACATCAAAAGATTATGAATTTGTTGATGCTGATGATTGTGTCGTCAATGGTTCAGTTTTGGGTACTGGAAGCCGAGAGAATGGTTTGTATCTTCTTGATGGAAAACCAGACACCAAGTCAGTTTTTGTTAGTAATGTTCAGGATTATGATCTGTGGCATCAAAGAATAGGGCATGTTGGTCAACAAAAATTGAAGTTTTGGTTTTCTCATCAGATGATGGACCACTTCCTGAGAGTTTTGGTATGTGAACAAAATTGTTCTAA GTATACCCAAGAGCAGAATGGTGTTGCTGAAAGGCAAAATAGGTCAACGTTTGAAGCAGCTAGAAGTATGATGTTTAACGCTCAATGTTCAAAGAAATTGTGGGCAGAAGCGGTCAATACTGCTGTGTATGTTCACAACAAAGTACCCCAAACTGGTGCTAATAATTGTATTCCTAAAGAGAGATTCATTGGACTGCCTGTGAAATATTCTAATTTGAGAGTTTTTGGTTGTGATGCATATGTGCATGTACTTAAGAAGGTTAGGGGTGACAAATTAGATGCAAGAAGCAAGTCTTTGGTTTTTGTTGGGAAAGACAGAGGCAGAAAAGGGTATTGCTTGTTTAATCTTGAGCATAGTGTTAAGTTTGATGAAGGTAAGTTTACTGCTTGCTCTGAGGGTGTGACAGATGTAAGTGATGTTGTTTATTATATAGTGGCTGATTTGGTTGAGGGAAATGCTATAGAGGAAATTCCTGTTGATAAGGAAGGTGAGTTCCGTGATGATGAATATGATGACTTTGTGGGGGAAAATGTAAGAGAATTGgggaaattaatgaaaatgtgcaaaataggAGGTACCCACTGA